A single Pedobacter sp. PACM 27299 DNA region contains:
- a CDS encoding DUF1842 domain-containing protein, with translation MIAETVPFEPLNLRILSEGLFQPVLHLNLQHQASGRISGTAIITIKELTGPLNLSFKVVGNYQQQLANVSIQLKGHKLMDSAQNPCLFLNLEMNSEYTTGICNYQYHSEISKNVSNATVSSILFATTPSKKPFRMADLPQNNHYALL, from the coding sequence ATGATAGCCGAAACAGTACCTTTCGAACCCCTAAATTTACGAATCCTCAGTGAAGGGTTATTCCAACCTGTGCTTCATTTAAATCTGCAGCACCAAGCCAGCGGCAGGATTTCCGGGACGGCAATCATCACTATAAAAGAACTGACCGGCCCACTTAACCTCAGCTTTAAAGTGGTTGGAAATTACCAGCAGCAACTTGCAAACGTATCTATACAGCTCAAAGGTCATAAGTTGATGGATAGCGCCCAGAATCCCTGCTTATTTTTGAATTTAGAGATGAATTCTGAATATACCACAGGAATTTGCAATTATCAGTATCACAGTGAAATCAGCAAAAATGTGAGTAACGCAACCGTATCCAGTATACTATTTGCCACTACCCCATCAAAAAAACCTTTTAGAATGGCTGATCTTCCTCAAAATAATCATTACGCTCTATTGTGA
- a CDS encoding thioredoxin family protein: MSTKRIIKFEKEDCSPCNMVSEYLDRKGVVYETINPFNQPELAMQFRVRSVPTVILMEAEQEMARVIGYKPEELAALAV; encoded by the coding sequence ATGAGTACTAAAAGAATCATCAAATTCGAAAAAGAAGATTGTAGCCCATGTAATATGGTCTCGGAATATCTGGATAGAAAAGGAGTGGTATACGAAACCATTAATCCTTTCAATCAACCTGAACTGGCCATGCAATTCAGAGTACGTTCTGTACCTACGGTGATTCTAATGGAAGCAGAACAGGAAATGGCAAGAGTGATCGGTTATAAACCGGAAGAATTAGCCGCATTAGCCGTTTAA
- a CDS encoding phosphatase PAP2 family protein, which yields MTVGLAIPSQVFGQHQLQQLDDRILISLSERRTPEKTGFFMFLSKYNDVVNVGVPVGLMAAGVISNDKEMRQNAAYIASSSAVNVLATMLIKKLVKRPRPFNGVVKINAVYQPSHYSFPSGHTSTAFTTATALSHSYQKWYVIAPAYLWAGSVGFSRLYLGVHYPTDVAAGAVLGTGSALSMGFLRGDK from the coding sequence TTGACTGTAGGTCTAGCCATTCCATCGCAGGTTTTTGGCCAGCATCAGCTGCAGCAGCTGGACGACCGGATCCTGATTAGCCTTTCCGAGCGGAGAACGCCAGAAAAAACCGGCTTCTTTATGTTCCTTTCTAAATATAATGATGTGGTCAATGTGGGGGTTCCAGTCGGCCTGATGGCAGCAGGAGTCATTTCAAATGACAAAGAGATGCGTCAGAATGCAGCCTACATAGCCAGTAGTTCTGCTGTCAATGTACTGGCAACTATGCTCATTAAAAAACTTGTAAAACGTCCCAGGCCCTTTAATGGGGTCGTGAAAATCAATGCCGTTTATCAGCCTTCCCATTATTCTTTTCCATCAGGCCATACTTCTACTGCTTTTACTACGGCAACAGCGCTGTCACATAGTTATCAGAAATGGTACGTAATCGCGCCAGCATACCTTTGGGCAGGTTCGGTCGGTTTTTCCCGTTTATATCTTGGAGTTCATTATCCTACAGATGTGGCTGCGGGAGCAGTTTTAGGCACAGGCTCCGCATTATCTATGGGCTTTTTGCGCGGAGATAAGTAA
- a CDS encoding calcium:proton antiporter produces MKKKLPLPLWTIVIPILAWIAYFGMSLELGNLYSFVLAAVLIGSVLAAVHHAEVVAHRVGEPYGTLLLALAITVIEVALIVSLMLTGGPETTALARDTVLAAVMIILTGMIGLCLVVGGARFKEQVFSAQGVSAALIALTAILVLTLILPNYTTSTVGPVYTSAQLGFVAIVSLVLYGTFVLVQTVRHRDFFLPPEADGDEDVHAEPPTKSVALWSALLLLVCLGIVVLLAKALAPDIELAVVNAGAPKSLVGVIIAAVVLLPEGLAAYRAAKKNRLQTSLNLAMGSALASIGLTIPAVAIVSMVTGMTITLGVDMKSTVLLLLSLFTIMMSLATGRTNILQGIVLLVIFAVYLFTIVAP; encoded by the coding sequence ATGAAAAAAAAGTTACCTCTTCCTTTATGGACCATTGTTATTCCCATTCTAGCCTGGATTGCTTATTTTGGAATGTCATTAGAATTGGGAAACCTATATTCTTTTGTACTTGCTGCAGTATTAATCGGTAGTGTGCTTGCTGCGGTACATCATGCCGAAGTAGTTGCCCACAGAGTTGGTGAACCTTATGGAACATTATTATTGGCGCTGGCCATTACGGTCATAGAAGTTGCCCTGATTGTATCCCTCATGTTAACGGGAGGTCCCGAAACTACTGCCTTAGCCCGTGATACGGTGCTAGCTGCAGTAATGATTATTTTAACCGGAATGATTGGACTCTGTTTAGTGGTGGGCGGTGCCCGATTTAAAGAGCAGGTTTTTAGTGCACAAGGCGTAAGTGCCGCGTTAATCGCCCTTACCGCGATTTTAGTCCTTACCCTGATCCTTCCTAATTATACAACTAGTACCGTTGGTCCGGTGTATACCTCGGCACAGCTAGGTTTTGTAGCGATCGTTTCCCTGGTTTTATATGGCACTTTTGTCTTGGTGCAGACGGTTAGACACCGCGACTTTTTCCTTCCTCCGGAAGCCGATGGAGATGAAGATGTACATGCGGAGCCGCCAACTAAAAGTGTAGCCCTATGGAGTGCGCTGTTATTATTAGTCTGCTTAGGTATCGTGGTACTCCTGGCTAAAGCGCTTGCTCCAGATATTGAGCTGGCAGTAGTCAATGCAGGAGCACCTAAATCTCTGGTGGGCGTAATTATTGCCGCAGTGGTGCTTTTGCCAGAAGGTCTTGCCGCCTATCGTGCCGCAAAAAAGAACCGTTTACAAACCAGTCTGAACCTGGCAATGGGTTCTGCATTAGCCAGTATTGGTTTAACTATTCCTGCAGTTGCGATCGTTTCAATGGTCACCGGAATGACCATCACTCTGGGAGTCGATATGAAATCAACCGTATTATTACTCCTGTCTTTGTTTACGATTATGATGTCATTAGCTACCGGCCGAACAAATATTCTGCAGGGAATTGTATTGCTGGTAATTTTTGCAGTATACCTATTTACCATCGTTGCACCTTAG
- a CDS encoding OmpA family protein, with amino-acid sequence MKILRTRTLIVAIGLLTLSMQACKTKKLVAKPTAPVEKPAPAPVEKPAPAPVEEKEAPAPEEKASFNFSNVQFEFNSDVLKTASFEILDQVVSQMKKSPDVVLTIHGNSSTEGSAAHNMSLSVDRANAVKSYLVNAGISGSKLKIKGHGATNPVTSNATEEGRALNRRVEFKTK; translated from the coding sequence ATGAAAATTTTAAGAACACGCACACTAATCGTTGCGATTGGGTTGTTGACCCTTTCGATGCAAGCTTGTAAGACTAAAAAATTAGTCGCAAAACCGACTGCACCTGTAGAAAAACCAGCTCCTGCACCTGTAGAAAAACCGGCTCCTGCGCCAGTAGAAGAAAAAGAAGCACCTGCTCCTGAAGAAAAAGCAAGTTTTAATTTCAGTAATGTACAGTTTGAATTCAATTCAGATGTATTAAAAACGGCTTCTTTTGAGATTCTGGATCAGGTAGTGAGTCAAATGAAAAAATCACCAGATGTGGTGCTAACTATCCACGGTAACTCCTCTACTGAAGGATCTGCTGCACACAACATGTCTCTATCAGTAGACCGTGCCAATGCAGTAAAATCTTATTTGGTGAATGCAGGTATCAGTGGTAGTAAATTAAAAATCAAAGGACATGGCGCAACAAATCCAGTAACTTCAAATGCTACTGAAGAAGGAAGAGCGTTAAACCGTCGCGTAGAATTTAAAACAAAATAG
- the nrdI gene encoding class Ib ribonucleoside-diphosphate reductase assembly flavoprotein NrdI, with protein sequence MTCIYYDSKTGNVERFVNRLKLQRDWNIQKIDQVSAPLEEGHLITYTTGFGEIPASTLRFLEENSGRIKSITSSGNKNWGPNYALAAKKISALFQLPVLMQFELSGTADDIQQFIDNIEG encoded by the coding sequence ATGACCTGCATTTATTATGACAGTAAAACCGGTAATGTAGAACGGTTTGTGAACCGCTTAAAGTTACAGCGCGACTGGAATATTCAAAAGATTGATCAGGTGTCTGCCCCCTTAGAGGAAGGACATCTGATTACCTATACTACAGGTTTTGGCGAAATCCCAGCCTCCACGTTGCGTTTCCTGGAGGAAAATAGCGGCAGGATCAAATCTATTACCTCCAGCGGGAATAAAAACTGGGGCCCTAATTATGCCCTCGCTGCAAAAAAAATCTCTGCCTTGTTTCAGCTGCCTGTTTTAATGCAGTTTGAACTCTCAGGAACCGCAGATGATATTCAACAATTTATAGACAATATAGAAGGCTAA
- a CDS encoding PAS domain-containing sensor histidine kinase, with protein MLPDPSPKSNYTHYLEGGGEMGQLIRDYDWSKTAIGAPEQWSQSLLTTISLIISSRFPMFLWWGDELLQFYNDAYRKSLGNDGKHPAALGQCGADCWPEIWPTVQPMIDQALAGGAATWCEDILLPIFRNNQIENVYWTFSFSKVKDAPGKTGGVLVICSETTEKVNADQKMEKTLAELADRESKIRYMLQDAPVSIAMFTGYNFIIESANKQALKEWGKGEEVIGKPLVHVSPELNGQPFLKLLKDVMDTGIPYYGNEVRGLLKQQYKLEEFYANFVYQPMKDENGKTKSILMVANVITEQVAARKKVEQAEEMLRLSIESANVGTWRLDIESNTFIASPRMKELFGYSAEEEVTLADTLNQVHEDYRQQVADAIIKSIASGKDFSVEHPVLGRDHQNIRWVRALGRIYSMEAGHPAHFSGMMLDITEQKQDEIRKNDFIGMVSHELKTPLTSLNGYLQLMMLKLKEPNGDFMASCLKKANVQVKKMSSMINGFLNLSRLESGKIHLNMEHFDLGQLIRETIEETNPTLHQHTISLNTCAEITVHADRDKIGSVVSNLLSNAVKYSPKGKKIEVNCQVTDLAAQISIRDEGMGIKPQSLEKLFERFFRVETKHTENISGFGIGLYLCSEILEHHKGKIWVESEVGVGSTFHFSLPRGT; from the coding sequence ATGCTTCCAGATCCAAGCCCAAAATCGAACTATACTCATTATTTAGAAGGTGGAGGAGAAATGGGGCAGTTGATTCGGGATTATGACTGGTCAAAAACTGCTATAGGCGCTCCGGAACAATGGTCGCAAAGTTTATTAACCACCATTAGTCTGATCATCAGCTCCCGTTTTCCGATGTTTTTATGGTGGGGAGACGAGTTGCTGCAGTTTTATAATGATGCTTACCGGAAAAGTCTGGGCAATGATGGGAAACATCCCGCCGCCCTCGGACAATGTGGTGCAGATTGCTGGCCGGAAATCTGGCCTACCGTTCAGCCGATGATTGATCAGGCGCTTGCTGGTGGTGCTGCCACCTGGTGTGAAGATATATTGCTTCCAATTTTCAGAAATAACCAGATAGAGAACGTATACTGGACCTTTAGTTTTAGCAAAGTGAAAGATGCACCAGGAAAAACCGGCGGTGTACTGGTCATCTGCTCAGAAACTACAGAAAAAGTTAATGCCGATCAGAAGATGGAAAAGACACTGGCAGAACTCGCTGATCGTGAATCAAAAATCAGGTATATGCTGCAGGATGCCCCCGTTTCCATTGCGATGTTTACAGGTTACAATTTCATTATTGAATCGGCAAATAAACAGGCTCTGAAAGAATGGGGTAAAGGTGAAGAGGTTATTGGCAAGCCATTGGTACATGTTTCGCCAGAACTAAACGGGCAGCCATTTCTTAAATTATTGAAAGATGTAATGGACACCGGAATACCTTATTATGGAAATGAAGTTCGTGGCTTATTGAAGCAGCAGTATAAACTGGAAGAGTTTTATGCCAATTTCGTTTATCAGCCGATGAAGGATGAAAATGGTAAAACCAAAAGCATTTTAATGGTGGCCAATGTGATTACTGAGCAGGTAGCTGCAAGAAAAAAAGTGGAACAAGCAGAAGAAATGCTGCGTTTATCTATCGAATCTGCAAATGTAGGCACCTGGAGGCTGGATATTGAAAGCAATACTTTTATTGCTTCTCCGCGGATGAAAGAGTTGTTTGGTTATTCTGCCGAAGAGGAAGTGACATTGGCTGATACACTTAACCAGGTGCATGAAGATTACCGTCAGCAAGTTGCTGATGCGATCATCAAATCTATAGCAAGCGGAAAAGATTTTAGTGTGGAGCACCCGGTTTTGGGTCGGGACCATCAAAATATCCGATGGGTTAGGGCTTTGGGTCGAATTTATTCTATGGAAGCTGGTCATCCTGCTCATTTTTCAGGTATGATGTTAGATATTACGGAACAAAAGCAGGACGAGATCCGAAAAAACGACTTCATTGGAATGGTGAGTCATGAGTTGAAAACCCCGCTGACTTCTTTAAATGGATATCTTCAATTGATGATGCTCAAGTTAAAAGAGCCAAATGGTGATTTTATGGCTTCCTGTTTAAAAAAAGCGAATGTACAGGTCAAAAAAATGAGCAGCATGATCAATGGCTTCCTGAATTTATCGAGGTTGGAATCCGGAAAAATACATTTGAATATGGAACATTTTGACCTTGGTCAATTGATCAGAGAAACAATTGAAGAGACAAATCCGACCTTGCACCAGCATACCATTTCCTTAAATACTTGTGCTGAAATTACTGTGCATGCGGATCGTGATAAAATCGGATCTGTGGTTTCCAATTTATTGAGTAATGCGGTGAAATATTCGCCAAAAGGAAAAAAAATAGAGGTGAATTGCCAGGTGACGGATTTAGCCGCTCAAATTAGCATTAGGGATGAAGGGATGGGAATTAAACCCCAATCTTTAGAGAAGCTATTTGAACGTTTCTTTCGGGTAGAAACGAAACATACGGAAAACATTTCCGGCTTTGGCATTGGATTGTACCTCTGTTCGGAGATATTGGAGCACCACAAGGGTAAAATATGGGTGGAGAGTGAGGTTGGTGTGGGCTCTACTTTTCATTTCAGCCTTCCACGAGGGACCTAA